Proteins found in one Triticum urartu cultivar G1812 chromosome 4, Tu2.1, whole genome shotgun sequence genomic segment:
- the LOC125552300 gene encoding acyl-CoA-binding domain-containing protein 5-like — MELLFELLLTAAATLLVAVLLAKLFSGANDPPRRDRADVIAEEKAEEERTVEANEVGAWADVAAAPALAEGWVEVEKAPAAVAEGMTEWVAAEEEGVPATLLAPELFLGTVSREQKEEGEVGKKHCDLTAAAEAAVEVKPRDSGDEAAPREVLGVELEEETTQQRNDLGAEVAPSEVPDAGLLKQEVHAMEAVEVKQLHLDVGAAPAEVIDAGPEEREEGAQAAEVIQRELAPETIPSDVLDVIPGKQEEQVIEASQHELPLVVAPRVIPDAAAKDEEMKEQSVEEVVVPQEEVHSKEEAQCEAGRDDQHEELVPKDEPALKKSDDLSVSQEDSPNDKVDVQLPEKDTTLLGMPEDEARASMEFEEWEGIERSEVEKRFGAAAAFAASDTGAAALSKLNTDVQLQLQGLLKVAVDGPCYDAAQPLTLRPSSRAKWVSWQKLGNMHPEIAMEKYMNLLSEFIPGWMGDATSSTEKHKVDVDSEGALLTMTTHTSDPQINQGNEGSASIDEGPLTSPPNPEIGQSSDVPAE; from the exons ATGGAGCTGCTGTTCGAGCTGCTCCTCACGGCGGCGGCCACCCTCCTCGTTGCCGTCCTGCTCGCCAAGCTCTTCTCCGGGGCCAATGATCCCCCCCGCCGCGATCGCGCTGACGTGATCGCGGAGGAAAAAGCGGAGGAGGAGAGGACCGTCGAGGCCAACGAGGTGGGAGCGTGGGCGGATgtggcggcggctccggctcTCGCCGAGGGGTGGGTCGAGGTGGAGAAGGCCCCCGCGGCCGTCGCGGAGGGGATGACCGAGTGGGTGGCCGCGGAAGAAGAGGGGGTTCCGGCGACGCTTCTTGCTCCGGAGCTGTTCCTTGGCACCGTGTCGCGGGAGCAGAAGGAGGAGGGTGAAGTTGGCAAGAAGCACTGCGATTTGACCGCCGCCGCGGAGGCGGCTGTCGAAGTGAAGCCGCGGGATTCGGGCGATGAGGCTGCTCCCAGAGAGGTTCTTGGCGTGGAGTTGGAGGAAGAGACAACCCAGCAGCGGAATGATCTGGGCGCTGAAGTTGCCCCGAGTGAAGTCCCTGATGCGGGCTTGCTGAAGCAGGAAGTTCATGCCATGGAAGCTGTTGAAGTGAAGCAGCTCCATCTGGATGTGGGGGCTGCTCCTGCAGAAGTTATTGATGCAGGAccggaggagagggaggagggagcGCAAGCTGCTGAAGTGATTCAGCGTGAACTGGCTCCCGAGACTATACCCTCGGATGTTCTTGACGTTATACCTGGGAAGCAGGAGGAGCAAGTCATTGAAGCGAGTCAGCACGAATTGCCTCTCGTTGTGGCTCCAAGAGTGATTCCCGACGCCGCAGCAAAGGATGAGGAAATGAAAGAACAATCTGTGGAAGAAGTTGTTGTTCCACAGGAAGAAGTTCACAGTAAGGAGGAAGCTCAATGTGAGGCCGGCAGGGATGATCAGCATGAAGAACTGGTCCCTAAGGACGAGCCGGCTCTTAAGAAATCGGATGATCTAAGTGTCAGCCAAGAAGACAGCCCTAATGACAAAGTGGATGTTCAGTTACCCGAGAAGGATACCACATTGCTAGGGATGCCGGAAGACGAGGCTAGAGCGAGCATGGAGTTTGAAGAGTGGGAAGGGATTGAGAGAAGTGAAGTGGAGAAGAGATTTGGTGCAGCAGCGGCATTTGCAGCTAGTGACACTGGGGCGGCTGCTCTGTCGAAGCTGAATACCGATGTGCAGCTGCAGCTGCAGGGACTTCTCAAGGTTGCAGTTGATGGTCCCTGTTATGACGCTGCACAACCCCTTACACTGAGACCTTCTTCTCGTGCAAAATG GGTCTCTTGGCAAAAGTTAGGAAACATGCATCCTGAGATTGCTATGGAAAAATACATGAATCTTCTGTCAGAATTTATTCCTGGATGGATGGGAGATGCAACCTCG AGCACAGAGAAACACAAAGTTGATGTTGATTCTGAAGGGGCCCTTTTAACAATGACTACTCATACAAGCGACCCACAGATCAATCAAGG GAATGAAGGTAGTGCTAGCATAGATGAAGGTCCACTAACAAGTCCTCCTAACCCAGAAATAG GGCAGAGCTCTGACGTCCCTGCCGAATGA